One window of Medicago truncatula cultivar Jemalong A17 chromosome 2, MtrunA17r5.0-ANR, whole genome shotgun sequence genomic DNA carries:
- the LOC25480479 gene encoding phosphatase IMPL1, chloroplastic, whose translation MMSIVFSTSAAATKLFPPTTYRLQSQTSRSWRLKSSTSCKNSLKSEEKLYSRVGALSTGPVQPAILLEVATTAAQTGAKVVMDAVNKPRSITYKGLTDLVTETDKMSEAAILEVVKKNFEDHLILGEEGGIIGDVASDYLWCIDPLDGTTNFAHGYPSFAVSVGVLYRGNPTAATVVEFVGGPMCWNTRIFTATAGGGAFCNGQRIEVSVTDQVERSLLVTGFGYEHDEAWATNIELFKEFTDVSRGVRRLGAAAVDMCHVALGIVEAYWEYRLKPWDMAAGVLMVEEAGGTVSRMDGGKFCVFDRSVLVSNGVIHAKLLERIGPATEGLKSKGIDFSLWYKPEDYRADV comes from the exons ATGATGTCAATTGTTTTCTCCACCTCCGCGGCAGCTACAAAACTATTTCCTCCTACTACTTACCGCCTTCAAAGTCAAACCTCTCGAAGTTGGAGGCTGAAATCATCAACATCATGTAAGAACTCTTTGAAATCTGAAGAAAAACTCTATTCAAGGGTTGGTGCACTCTCCACTGGACCCGTTCAACCTGCGATCCTCCTTGAAGTTGCCACAACTGCTGCTCAAACTGGTGCCAAG GTTGTGATGGATGCTGTTAATAAGCCAAGGAGTATTACGTATAAAGGATTAACTGACTTGGTGACTGA GACGGATAAAATGAGTGAAGCTGCCATATTAGAAGTGGTGAAGAAGAATTTTGAAGATCATCTTATTCTTGGGGAAGAAGGAGGCATTATAGGAGATGTAGCTTCCGATTATCTCTGGTGCATTGATCCGTTAG ATGGGACAACAAACTTTGCACATGGCTATCCCAGCTTTGCTGTTTCTGTTGGAGTTCTATATCGAGGAAATCCTACTGCTGCCACAGTG GTTGAGTTTGTTGGTGGTCCTATGTGTTGGAATACTCGCATTTTCACTGCAACTGCTG GTGGTGGAGCATTCTGCAACGGCCAAAGGATCGAAGTGAGTGTAACTGATCAG GTGGAACGATCTCTTCTAGTGACAGGTTTTGGGTATGAACACGATGAAGCCTGGGCTACTAACATAGAATTATTCAAAGAATTTACGGATGTCAGCAGG GGTGTAAGACGGCTTGGTGCAGCTGCTGTAGACATGTGTCATGTGGCTTTGGGAATTGTAGAAGCATATTGGGAATATCGTCTAAAGCCATGGGATATGGCTGCTGGTGTTTTG ATGGTAGAGGAAGCTGGTGGCACAGTCTCTCGGATGGATGGCGgaaaattttgtgtttttgataGATCTGTTTTGGTATCAAACGGTGTGATCCATGCTAAG CTTCTGGAGAGAATTGGACCTGCAACAGAGGGCTTAAAAAGTAAGGGAATTGATTTTTCATTATGGTACAAACCTGAGGACTACAGAGCTGACGTTTAA